Proteins co-encoded in one Flavobacterium sp. M31R6 genomic window:
- the recQ gene encoding DNA helicase RecQ, which yields MTTENLHAKLKENFGFEKFRPNQEEIINCILSGNDTLAIMPTGGGKSICFQLPALVLPGTTIVISPLIALMKDQVDSLKANGIDACFINSSQSPDEQQLHIQNLKDNKVKLVYVAPESLSFLENAFSQIVVSLIAIDEAHCISAWGHDFRPAYTNLGYLKNRFPSTPILALTATADKATRTDICDQLNLNNPKTFVASFDRKNLSLEVRPALDRVKQIIDFIKNKPNESGIVYCLSRKTTEELAEKLQKTGIKAKAYHAGLDNKIRSKTQDQFINDECQVVCATIAFGMGIDKSNVRWVIHYNLPKNIEGYYQEIGRAGRDGLPSETVLFESYGDVIQLQKFASEGLNADVQLAKLERMKQYADALSCRRKILLSYFGELVSENCGNCDICKNPPAFFDGTIIAQKALSAIIRLQESEALPVIVDFLRGSKNTSIYDKGYQNLKTYGVGADISWYDWNQYLIQLINLGYCEIAFHQQNKIKLTPFAKKVLFDGEKVQLTTVQKMKAEAVDIKTTKTKSTTNSLFEFLRKLRSEIAKEEEVPAYIIFNDATLKQLEIQRPMSDSEFLAIDGVGKAKLEKYGDVFIKAIIEFEKIKKVRAKKVNTTYKETLEMFQSGMTVEEIAIKRKLGTPTIFSHLAKLYSDGHPIDLSVFINEQEIAKIAKAKIKLESPTALKPYFDFFEEKISYDRIRVGLAILEKENVENFNNEKAYSVKDIRLEHSEAYKKWSTEEDLKLELLYNEGKKVNELAILFGRNQGSINSRLKKIGLK from the coding sequence ATGACTACAGAAAATTTACACGCCAAATTAAAAGAAAATTTTGGGTTTGAAAAATTCAGACCCAATCAAGAAGAAATTATCAATTGTATCCTTTCCGGAAACGATACTTTGGCAATTATGCCAACTGGAGGAGGAAAATCAATATGTTTCCAACTCCCCGCTTTAGTATTACCGGGAACAACCATAGTTATTTCCCCCTTAATAGCCTTGATGAAAGACCAGGTTGACAGCCTGAAAGCCAATGGAATAGATGCTTGTTTTATCAATAGCAGCCAGTCTCCAGATGAGCAGCAATTACATATTCAAAATTTGAAAGACAATAAAGTCAAGTTGGTTTATGTTGCACCAGAGAGTCTGTCTTTTTTGGAAAATGCATTCAGTCAAATAGTTGTGAGTTTAATTGCTATCGATGAAGCACATTGTATTTCAGCTTGGGGTCATGATTTTCGTCCTGCTTATACCAATTTGGGATATCTCAAAAACCGCTTCCCTTCTACTCCAATCCTGGCATTGACCGCAACTGCCGATAAAGCTACGCGTACTGACATCTGCGATCAACTAAATTTAAATAATCCTAAAACTTTTGTAGCTTCTTTTGATAGAAAAAATTTAAGCTTGGAAGTTAGGCCGGCTTTGGATCGCGTCAAACAAATTATTGATTTTATAAAAAACAAACCAAATGAATCAGGTATAGTATATTGCCTAAGTAGAAAGACTACAGAAGAACTAGCTGAAAAATTGCAAAAAACTGGAATTAAAGCAAAAGCGTATCATGCAGGATTGGATAATAAAATACGTTCAAAAACCCAAGATCAATTTATCAACGATGAATGTCAAGTGGTTTGTGCTACGATTGCTTTTGGAATGGGAATTGATAAATCAAATGTTCGTTGGGTAATTCATTATAATTTACCAAAAAATATTGAAGGTTACTATCAAGAAATTGGAAGAGCGGGTCGAGATGGATTGCCATCTGAAACCGTTTTGTTCGAAAGTTACGGTGATGTGATTCAGTTGCAAAAATTTGCTTCCGAAGGATTGAATGCAGATGTTCAATTGGCTAAACTTGAAAGAATGAAACAATATGCTGATGCATTGAGTTGTCGCAGAAAAATATTACTTTCCTATTTTGGAGAATTGGTTTCCGAAAATTGCGGAAACTGTGATATTTGCAAAAATCCTCCAGCATTTTTTGACGGAACCATAATTGCCCAAAAAGCATTGTCTGCAATAATTCGTTTGCAGGAATCTGAAGCTTTACCAGTGATTGTAGATTTTTTGAGAGGTTCAAAAAATACTTCCATTTATGACAAAGGGTATCAAAATTTAAAAACCTATGGAGTTGGTGCAGATATTTCTTGGTATGATTGGAATCAATATTTAATACAATTAATAAATTTAGGATATTGCGAAATTGCCTTTCACCAACAGAATAAAATAAAATTAACACCTTTCGCAAAAAAGGTTTTGTTTGATGGGGAAAAAGTTCAATTGACAACAGTGCAAAAAATGAAAGCTGAGGCAGTTGATATTAAAACTACGAAAACAAAATCTACAACAAATTCGCTTTTTGAATTTCTTAGAAAGCTACGTTCGGAAATTGCTAAAGAAGAAGAAGTTCCTGCTTACATAATTTTTAATGATGCCACTTTAAAGCAATTAGAAATTCAGCGACCAATGAGTGATTCCGAATTTCTTGCTATTGATGGAGTTGGAAAAGCAAAATTGGAAAAATATGGTGATGTATTTATAAAAGCTATTATTGAATTTGAAAAAATTAAAAAGGTTAGGGCTAAAAAAGTAAATACAACTTATAAAGAAACTTTGGAAATGTTTCAAAGCGGAATGACAGTTGAAGAAATTGCAATTAAAAGAAAATTAGGTACGCCTACCATATTTTCACATTTAGCAAAATTATACAGTGATGGTCATCCGATAGATTTGAGTGTTTTTATAAATGAGCAAGAAATCGCAAAAATTGCAAAAGCAAAAATTAAACTCGAATCACCAACTGCTTTGAAACCTTATTTTGATTTTTTTGAAGAGAAAATCTCATATGATAGAATCAGAGTTGGTTTGGCCATACTCGAAAAAGAAAATGTAGAAAACTTCAATAACGAAAAAGCATATTCTGTAAAAGATATAAGATTAGAACATTCTGAAGCCTATAAAAAATGGAGTACAGAGGAAGATTTAAAACTTGAGCTTTTGTATAATGAAGGTAAGAAAGTAAACGAGTTAGCTATACTATTTGGCAGAAATCAGGGATCGATAAATTCTAGATTAAAAAAAATCGGTTTGAAATAA
- a CDS encoding DNA primase, with translation MKRIIVDYAKLTNEILNLLVEKFPDGYDDSDIIRFRNAKNELIEAVEVRTEDTIYLVKVSTKLADRIGNFDEDDEIDDVVEPISGLELDVDDADDDEEDENLDKPDVDGDDDDEDGDDKDIADEEDDDDED, from the coding sequence ATGAAAAGAATAATAGTTGATTACGCCAAATTGACCAATGAAATTTTAAATCTTTTGGTCGAAAAATTTCCTGATGGTTATGATGATTCCGACATCATTCGATTTAGAAATGCTAAAAACGAATTGATTGAGGCTGTCGAAGTGAGAACAGAAGATACTATATATTTAGTAAAAGTAAGTACTAAATTGGCTGACAGAATTGGAAATTTTGACGAAGATGATGAAATTGATGATGTTGTAGAACCAATCAGCGGTTTAGAATTGGATGTTGATGATGCAGATGACGATGAGGAAGATGAAAATCTTGACAAACCAGATGTTGACGGTGATGACGACGATGAAGATGGTGATGATAAAGATATTGCCGACGAAGAAGATGATGATGACGAAGATTAA
- a CDS encoding deoxyhypusine synthase family protein gives MSKGPISQFIEKHYLHFNSASLVDAAKGYEQQLANGAKMMVSMAGAMSTAEIGKIFAEIIRQDKVQIISCTGANLEEDIMNLVAHSHYERVPNYRDLTPQDEWDLLERGLNRVTDTCIPEHEAFRRLQKHIYKIWKDADDKGERYFPHEFMYKMLLSGVLEEYYEIDLKDSWMYAAAEKNLPIIVPGWEDSTMGNIFASYVIKGDLKASTMKSGIEYMVFLSDWYPKNSTNGVGFFQIGGGIAGDFPICVVPMLYQDMEMHDIPFWSYFCQISDSTTSYGSYSGAVPNEKITWGKLDINTPKFIIESDATIVAPLIFAYLLDL, from the coding sequence ATGAGTAAAGGACCAATCAGTCAGTTTATTGAAAAGCATTATTTGCATTTCAATTCTGCATCCTTAGTTGACGCTGCAAAGGGATACGAACAGCAATTAGCCAATGGTGCAAAAATGATGGTAAGTATGGCAGGTGCAATGAGTACAGCCGAAATTGGAAAGATTTTTGCCGAAATAATTCGTCAAGATAAAGTTCAAATTATTTCTTGTACAGGAGCCAATCTTGAAGAAGATATCATGAATTTGGTAGCACATTCTCATTATGAGAGAGTGCCAAATTATCGTGATTTGACTCCACAAGACGAATGGGATTTATTGGAAAGAGGATTGAATAGAGTTACTGATACCTGTATTCCGGAACACGAAGCATTTCGCCGTCTTCAAAAACACATTTATAAAATTTGGAAAGATGCTGATGACAAAGGAGAAAGATATTTTCCTCATGAGTTCATGTACAAAATGTTACTTTCCGGTGTTTTGGAAGAGTATTACGAAATTGACTTAAAAGACAGTTGGATGTATGCTGCTGCCGAGAAAAATCTGCCAATTATCGTACCAGGTTGGGAAGATAGTACAATGGGGAATATTTTCGCATCTTATGTTATTAAAGGAGATTTGAAAGCTTCTACCATGAAATCTGGTATTGAATACATGGTTTTCTTATCAGATTGGTATCCAAAAAACAGTACTAATGGTGTTGGTTTCTTTCAAATTGGAGGAGGTATTGCCGGTGATTTTCCAATATGTGTAGTGCCAATGTTATATCAAGATATGGAAATGCATGATATCCCATTTTGGAGTTATTTCTGTCAAATTTCAGATTCTACAACTAGTTACGGTTCATATTCCGGAGCAGTTCCTAATGAAAAAATTACGTGGGGTAAATTGGATATCAATACTCCTAAATTCATTATTGAGTCTGATGCTACTATTGTGGCTCCATTAATTTTTGCATATTTGTTAGATTTATAA
- a CDS encoding arginine decarboxylase: MNTKYSDLINQTYYFPQEEFKLNKDNLQFHNIDLMKLVETYGTPLKFTYLPQISNNINKAKSWFRKSMEKNKYEAKYYYCYCTKSSHFEYIMNEAFKNNIHIETSSAFDINIVENLLEKGKINKSTYIICNGFKRDQYIDNIARLINNGHKNTIPIIDNYEELDLLQAQINGKFKIGIRIAAEEEPKFEFYTSRLGIGYKNIVPFYKKEIKENKNLELKMLHFFINTGINDNAYYWNELVKCIKVYVALKKECPTLDGLNIGGGFPIKNSLAFEYDYQYMIDEIINQIKIACDEAEVDVPNIFTEFGSFTVGESGGAIYQVLYQKQQNDREKWNMIDSSFITTLPDTWAINKRFIMLAINRWNETYERVLLGGMTCDSDDYYNSEQNMNAIYLPKYNKEKPLYLGFFNTGAYQETIGGYGGLHHCLIPQPKHILIDRDENGILATEVFSEQQTAEDVLKILGYNK; this comes from the coding sequence ATGAATACAAAATATTCCGATTTAATAAACCAAACATATTACTTTCCTCAGGAAGAATTTAAATTAAACAAGGACAATCTTCAATTTCATAATATCGATTTGATGAAATTGGTTGAAACTTATGGTACGCCTTTAAAGTTTACCTATTTGCCGCAAATTTCAAACAACATCAACAAAGCCAAAAGCTGGTTTCGTAAATCGATGGAGAAGAACAAATACGAGGCAAAGTATTACTATTGCTATTGCACGAAAAGTTCTCATTTTGAATATATTATGAATGAGGCATTCAAAAATAATATTCACATTGAAACCTCTTCTGCCTTTGACATTAATATCGTTGAAAATTTATTAGAAAAAGGAAAAATCAATAAAAGCACCTATATCATTTGTAATGGTTTCAAAAGAGATCAATACATTGATAACATTGCAAGATTGATCAATAATGGTCACAAAAACACTATTCCGATTATTGATAATTATGAGGAATTGGATTTGTTGCAGGCACAAATAAACGGAAAATTCAAAATTGGAATCCGTATTGCTGCCGAAGAGGAACCTAAATTTGAGTTTTATACATCAAGATTAGGAATCGGATACAAAAACATTGTTCCTTTTTACAAGAAAGAAATTAAAGAGAATAAAAATTTGGAACTTAAAATGTTGCACTTTTTTATTAATACAGGTATCAATGACAACGCTTATTACTGGAATGAACTTGTAAAATGTATCAAGGTATATGTTGCTTTGAAAAAAGAATGCCCTACTCTTGATGGTTTGAATATTGGTGGTGGTTTCCCTATCAAAAATTCATTGGCATTCGAATATGATTACCAATATATGATTGATGAAATTATCAATCAAATTAAAATTGCCTGCGACGAAGCGGAAGTAGATGTGCCAAATATTTTTACTGAATTTGGTTCGTTCACAGTTGGAGAAAGTGGTGGTGCAATCTATCAAGTATTGTATCAAAAACAACAAAATGACAGAGAAAAGTGGAACATGATTGATTCTTCTTTTATCACTACATTACCTGATACTTGGGCAATAAACAAACGTTTTATTATGTTGGCCATCAACAGATGGAATGAAACATACGAAAGAGTTTTATTGGGTGGAATGACTTGTGATAGTGATGATTATTACAATTCAGAACAAAACATGAATGCTATTTATCTGCCAAAATACAATAAAGAAAAACCACTATATTTAGGTTTTTTCAATACGGGAGCTTATCAGGAAACTATTGGTGGATATGGTGGTTTGCATCACTGTTTGATACCACAGCCAAAACACATTTTAATAGACCGTGATGAGAATGGAATATTGGCAACCGAAGTGTTTTCTGAACAACAAACAGCCGAAGATGTACTAAAAATATTAGGTTATAATAAATAA
- the aroB gene encoding 3-dehydroquinate synthase, which translates to MQSIQANNYPVHFNEIGYEKLNQHLKENKYSNLFIIADTNTNEYCLSKFLPLLETDLTIEIIEFEAGEINKNIETCIEIWNVLTELGADRKTLIINIGGGVVTDLGGFVASTFKRGVDFIHIPTTLLSMVDASVGGKNGVDLGNLKNQIGVINTPKMVLIDTRYLETVPQNEMRSGLAEMLKHGLIFDKDYWEFFLDLKAIDFDHLDALIHRSVEIKNIIVMQDPTEQNIRKSLNFGHTLGHAIESYFLENKNKTTLLHGEAIAVGMILESYISLHKKLITREEYNEIKTTLKSIYDDIVFEENDIDPILELLIHDKKNEYGMIQFALIEGIGKIKINQSVENELIRNAFQDYKS; encoded by the coding sequence ATGCAATCTATTCAAGCTAATAATTATCCTGTTCATTTCAACGAAATTGGATATGAAAAACTAAACCAACACTTAAAAGAGAACAAATATTCAAACTTATTTATAATTGCCGATACCAATACAAATGAGTATTGTTTGTCTAAATTCCTTCCTTTGCTGGAAACGGATTTGACTATAGAAATAATAGAATTTGAAGCTGGAGAAATTAATAAAAATATTGAAACCTGTATCGAAATCTGGAATGTCTTAACAGAACTAGGTGCTGACAGAAAAACATTGATTATAAATATAGGTGGTGGAGTTGTTACCGATTTGGGGGGATTTGTGGCTTCTACTTTTAAAAGAGGAGTTGATTTTATTCATATTCCAACAACATTGTTGTCTATGGTGGATGCATCTGTAGGTGGTAAAAACGGTGTGGACTTGGGGAATTTAAAAAACCAAATTGGTGTTATCAATACGCCAAAAATGGTGTTGATTGATACACGATATTTAGAAACAGTTCCACAAAATGAAATGCGTTCTGGACTTGCCGAAATGTTGAAACACGGATTGATTTTTGATAAAGACTATTGGGAATTTTTTTTAGATTTAAAGGCAATTGACTTCGATCATTTAGATGCGCTTATACATCGTTCAGTTGAAATTAAGAACATCATTGTGATGCAAGACCCAACGGAACAAAATATTCGAAAATCTTTAAATTTCGGTCATACATTAGGACATGCTATCGAAAGTTATTTTTTAGAAAATAAAAACAAAACTACCTTGTTACACGGAGAAGCCATTGCGGTGGGGATGATTTTAGAAAGTTACATTTCATTGCATAAAAAATTAATCACACGAGAGGAATATAATGAAATAAAAACAACATTAAAATCAATATATGATGATATAGTTTTTGAAGAAAATGATATTGATCCTATCTTGGAACTGTTGATCCACGACAAAAAAAACGAATACGGCATGATACAATTTGCATTGATCGAAGGTATCGGAAAAATAAAAATTAACCAATCTGTTGAAAACGAATTAATTCGAAACGCTTTTCAGGATTACAAATCTTAG
- a CDS encoding proline dehydrogenase family protein yields the protein MNNIFDNTQIAFALKSDTELDRAYFLFKLINSQPLVRIGTAVTNFAIKANLPVESLIRATVFDHFCGGVNEDDCLSVVDKMYTKGVSSVLDYSVEGKEEENQFDAALEMTLKTIEFAKERKAIPFAVFKPTGLGRLDLYEKVGEKQTLSPEEKSEWDRVVTRFDQVCSEAHKKNVALLIDAEESWMQDAADDLVTEMMRKYNKEKVIVFNTLQMYRWDRLDYLKKLHEQAKTEGFFIGMKLVRGAYMEKENLRAEEKGYPTPICVSKEASDINYDAAVLYMAEHLDTMSIFAGTHNEESTYKLMELMKTKGIPSNDDRIWFGQLYGMSDNISYNLAANGYNIAKYLPFGPVKDVMPYLIRRAEENTSVAGQTSRELSMIKAERNRRKGK from the coding sequence ATGAATAATATTTTTGATAACACACAAATTGCATTTGCACTAAAAAGTGATACAGAACTCGACAGAGCTTATTTCCTTTTCAAATTAATCAATAGCCAACCTTTAGTACGCATAGGAACAGCAGTAACCAATTTTGCTATAAAAGCAAATCTTCCCGTTGAAAGCCTTATCCGTGCTACAGTTTTTGATCATTTTTGTGGTGGTGTAAATGAAGATGACTGCCTATCGGTAGTTGATAAAATGTATACCAAAGGAGTTTCTTCCGTACTGGATTATTCAGTTGAAGGTAAAGAAGAGGAAAATCAATTCGATGCAGCTTTGGAAATGACCTTAAAAACGATTGAATTTGCAAAAGAGCGTAAAGCAATTCCTTTTGCAGTTTTTAAACCTACTGGTTTAGGTCGTTTGGATTTATATGAAAAAGTTGGAGAAAAACAAACTTTATCGCCAGAAGAAAAATCAGAATGGGATAGAGTAGTGACCCGTTTTGATCAAGTATGTAGCGAAGCGCATAAAAAGAATGTAGCCTTGTTGATTGATGCCGAAGAAAGCTGGATGCAAGATGCAGCCGATGACTTGGTTACCGAAATGATGCGCAAATATAACAAAGAAAAAGTAATCGTATTCAACACACTTCAAATGTACCGTTGGGACCGTTTGGATTATTTGAAAAAATTACATGAGCAAGCGAAAACCGAAGGATTTTTTATTGGAATGAAATTGGTTCGTGGTGCTTATATGGAAAAAGAAAATCTTCGCGCTGAAGAAAAAGGATATCCAACACCAATATGTGTTTCCAAAGAAGCTTCTGATATCAATTATGATGCAGCTGTCCTTTATATGGCAGAACATTTAGATACAATGTCTATTTTTGCAGGAACTCATAATGAAGAGAGTACTTACAAATTAATGGAGTTGATGAAAACTAAAGGAATTCCATCTAATGATGACAGAATTTGGTTCGGGCAATTATATGGAATGAGCGATAACATCAGCTATAACTTGGCAGCAAATGGATATAATATTGCTAAATATTTGCCATTTGGACCTGTAAAAGACGTTATGCCATACTTAATTCGTCGTGCGGAAGAAAATACATCTGTAGCCGGACAAACTAGTCGCGAGCTTTCTATGATCAAAGCAGAACGCAATAGAAGAAAAGGGAAATAA
- a CDS encoding ABC transporter ATP-binding protein, with amino-acid sequence MARYQENDLPKSKITASSLQKAILIFKYANNHKWKFYVGLVFLLLTSVTALAFPKFMGMLVDCVNKKDAHLANEIALGLGLVLLLQSLFSFFRLSLFVNFTENTLANVRLALYTNLVKLPMSFFSQKRVGELNSRISNDITQIQDTLTTTIAEFLRQFILIIGSFAMLASINIKLTIMMVSVVPLVGVAAVIFGRFIRKYSKKVQDQVAESQVVVEETMQGISIVKAFANEWYEIARYKEKIKEVVKMGIKGGQFRGFFASFIIICLFGTIVAVVWYGVQLSIAGEITVGQLFTFILYSSYVGASSGGIAELYAQMQKAIGATERVFELLDETPEKINSNIHIPSINKIKGEVTFNNVAFSYPSRKEVQVLKDINFTANFGQKIALVGPSGMGKSTIASLLLRFYDIESGEILIDGKNIYDYDLENLRGNMSIVPQDVILFGGTIKENIAYGKPNATDEEIILAAKQANAYVFIESFPEKFETVVGERGIKLSGGQRQRIAIARALLKNPSILILDEATSSLDSESEKLVQEALEILMEGRTSIIIAHRLSTIRSADQILVLDNGKISEQGTHQELINLENGLYKNLSNLQFSNS; translated from the coding sequence ATGGCCCGATATCAAGAAAATGATTTACCAAAATCAAAAATTACTGCGAGTTCTCTGCAAAAAGCTATCCTGATTTTCAAATATGCCAACAATCACAAATGGAAATTTTATGTTGGATTGGTGTTTTTACTACTTACTAGCGTTACTGCCCTAGCTTTTCCTAAATTTATGGGAATGCTTGTAGATTGTGTTAATAAGAAAGATGCCCATTTGGCAAATGAAATAGCTTTAGGCTTAGGATTGGTGTTGCTATTACAATCATTATTTTCCTTTTTTAGACTTTCTTTATTTGTAAATTTTACCGAAAATACATTGGCTAATGTTCGTTTGGCTTTATATACCAACTTGGTTAAATTGCCAATGTCGTTTTTCTCCCAAAAACGTGTTGGAGAATTGAATAGCCGGATCAGTAACGATATTACCCAGATTCAAGATACTTTAACTACAACGATAGCCGAGTTTTTAAGACAATTCATATTAATTATCGGAAGTTTTGCGATGCTGGCCAGTATCAATATCAAATTGACCATTATGATGGTTTCAGTTGTGCCATTGGTTGGAGTTGCTGCCGTTATTTTTGGAAGATTTATTCGAAAATATTCTAAAAAAGTACAAGATCAGGTAGCCGAAAGTCAAGTGGTTGTTGAAGAAACAATGCAAGGAATCAGTATAGTTAAGGCTTTCGCTAATGAATGGTATGAGATTGCCCGTTATAAGGAAAAAATAAAGGAAGTAGTGAAAATGGGGATTAAAGGAGGGCAGTTTAGAGGTTTCTTTGCTTCCTTTATTATTATCTGTTTGTTTGGAACGATTGTGGCTGTTGTTTGGTATGGTGTGCAATTGAGTATTGCCGGCGAAATTACGGTTGGACAATTGTTTACCTTTATATTATACTCAAGTTATGTAGGCGCTTCATCAGGAGGAATTGCCGAGTTATATGCACAAATGCAAAAAGCAATTGGTGCCACCGAAAGAGTTTTTGAACTATTGGATGAAACACCTGAAAAAATCAATTCAAACATACATATTCCTTCCATTAATAAAATAAAAGGTGAAGTGACTTTCAATAATGTTGCCTTTAGCTATCCATCCAGAAAAGAAGTTCAAGTTTTGAAAGATATTAATTTCACTGCAAATTTTGGGCAAAAAATAGCTCTTGTTGGACCAAGCGGAATGGGAAAATCAACAATTGCCTCTTTATTATTGCGTTTTTATGATATTGAGAGTGGCGAAATTCTAATCGACGGAAAAAATATTTACGATTATGATTTAGAGAATCTCCGCGGAAATATGAGTATTGTACCTCAGGATGTTATTCTTTTTGGAGGTACGATAAAGGAAAATATCGCTTACGGTAAACCAAATGCTACCGATGAGGAAATTATTTTGGCAGCCAAACAAGCAAATGCCTATGTATTTATAGAAAGTTTCCCTGAGAAATTTGAAACTGTGGTTGGAGAAAGAGGAATTAAACTTTCAGGTGGTCAAAGACAACGAATTGCGATTGCTCGTGCGTTATTAAAAAATCCATCCATATTGATTTTGGACGAAGCAACATCTTCTTTGGATAGCGAAAGTGAAAAATTAGTTCAGGAAGCTCTGGAAATTTTGATGGAAGGAAGAACAAGTATCATTATTGCACACCGTCTTTCTACAATTCGTTCTGCCGATCAGATTTTGGTACTTGACAATGGAAAAATCAGCGAGCAAGGAACGCATCAAGAATTAATTAACTTAGAAAATGGTTTGTATAAAAACCTAAGTAATTTACAGTTCAGTAATTCTTAG
- a CDS encoding type IV toxin-antitoxin system AbiEi family antitoxin — translation MAVNVMRRKELYEIMPEGLVTTHKWLTENNLTRHAIDNLVKSNQLESISKGVYVRNASKISWQSVVFSLQSILKTDFVVGGLTALEIQGLSHYLSLSEYKIVHLFGNDVLPEWITNLDLNVKFVRHTTNSLFAKKLEENKLLQPFTVERDWDNDNRKLIISSPERAYLEVLLDVPQKITFEHADQLMQGLTTLSPRNLQKNLECCQNVKVKRLFFWFADRQNYVWLSKINRENITLGSGNRMLIKGGKLDNKYKITVPEWL, via the coding sequence ATGGCTGTAAATGTAATGCGAAGAAAAGAGTTGTACGAAATAATGCCCGAGGGTTTAGTAACCACTCATAAGTGGCTTACGGAAAACAACTTAACCCGTCACGCAATAGACAATTTGGTAAAAAGTAACCAACTAGAATCCATAAGTAAGGGCGTTTATGTTAGAAATGCCAGTAAAATATCTTGGCAGTCAGTAGTTTTCTCTTTGCAGTCAATCTTGAAAACAGATTTTGTTGTAGGTGGTTTAACTGCACTTGAAATACAGGGATTATCACATTACTTGTCATTATCAGAATATAAAATAGTGCATTTATTTGGAAATGATGTACTACCTGAATGGATTACAAATTTAGATTTGAATGTAAAATTTGTAAGACATACTACCAACAGTTTATTTGCCAAAAAATTAGAAGAAAACAAACTATTACAACCTTTTACAGTAGAGAGAGATTGGGATAATGACAATAGAAAACTGATCATATCTTCACCAGAAAGGGCATATTTAGAAGTGTTATTAGACGTGCCACAAAAAATAACTTTTGAACACGCTGATCAATTAATGCAGGGGCTAACAACATTATCGCCTAGAAATCTCCAAAAAAACCTGGAATGCTGTCAAAATGTGAAAGTAAAACGGCTTTTCTTTTGGTTTGCAGACCGTCAAAATTATGTTTGGTTGAGTAAAATAAATCGAGAAAACATAACATTAGGTTCTGGAAACAGAATGCTGATAAAAGGTGGAAAATTAGATAATAAATATAAAATAACAGTTCCAGAATGGCTATAG
- a CDS encoding nucleotidyl transferase AbiEii/AbiGii toxin family protein translates to MAIDANNIYRRQVQLLVRVLPLVDTEKCFALKGGTAINLFYRALPRLSVDIDLLYIPMDDRETALINIRAALSRISKSIQQKIPGSKVQDAHEQSDALRLIVSQGEVRIKVELSPVIRGTVFPEERMEVIEEVEREFGYVEMQVASLPDLYAGKLCAALDRQHPRDLFDVKFLLENEGLTDNLRKTFLIFLISHQRPMSELLAPNRKDITEIYETEFKQMAEVDVPLEQLEEARENLIHQINFQMTDNEKRFLLSFKNKTPDWDLLEMENVSVIANLPSVLWKMINLEKMPTQKHKEAFDKLQHILYPTHKNGLQI, encoded by the coding sequence ATGGCTATAGATGCAAACAATATATACCGCAGACAAGTACAACTTTTAGTTCGTGTTCTACCGTTAGTGGACACCGAAAAATGTTTTGCGCTAAAAGGAGGAACAGCAATTAATTTATTTTACAGAGCACTTCCTCGTCTTTCGGTTGACATCGATTTACTATACATACCAATGGATGATCGAGAAACAGCTTTGATAAATATTAGAGCAGCTTTATCAAGAATAAGTAAATCGATTCAGCAAAAAATACCTGGAAGTAAAGTACAAGATGCTCACGAACAAAGCGATGCACTACGCTTAATTGTAAGTCAAGGAGAAGTACGCATTAAAGTAGAATTATCTCCGGTAATCAGAGGAACGGTTTTTCCAGAAGAAAGAATGGAAGTTATAGAAGAAGTAGAAAGAGAATTTGGATATGTAGAAATGCAAGTAGCATCACTTCCCGATTTATATGCGGGTAAATTATGTGCTGCTTTAGACAGACAACATCCGAGAGATTTATTTGATGTAAAATTTCTTCTCGAAAACGAAGGGCTAACAGATAATTTACGAAAAACATTCTTAATATTTCTAATAAGTCATCAAAGACCAATGTCAGAACTATTAGCTCCAAATCGAAAAGATATTACTGAAATTTATGAAACAGAGTTTAAACAAATGGCTGAAGTAGATGTTCCTCTAGAACAATTGGAAGAAGCTAGAGAAAATCTAATTCACCAAATCAATTTTCAAATGACAGACAATGAAAAGAGATTTCTTTTGTCATTCAAAAACAAAACTCCTGATTGGGATTTACTTGAAATGGAAAATGTTTCCGTAATTGCTAACCTTCCTTCTGTGCTTTGGAAAATGATAAATCTTGAAAAGATGCCCACTCAAAAGCACAAAGAAGCATTTGATAAATTGCAACATATATTATATCCAACACACAAAAATGGTCTGCAGATCTAG